A part of Ooceraea biroi isolate clonal line C1 chromosome 10, Obir_v5.4, whole genome shotgun sequence genomic DNA contains:
- the LOC105285759 gene encoding uncharacterized protein LOC105285759 isoform X1 — protein MVFAGERCVKLHRIMLSALGLWPYHKSFIWRIQSVFFFGAHCSTLFSQLLLFITSACNMDCTLKRFCYICATIIPIMSYYSFYFNSENLKRALQHMLLDWKMFENSDAIKIFEEYLFVSYIFTLFSCISVLIAGVIFSAVECRYIILDVIAPMNESRSRKIEMEFELFVNEEQYFFLYLVLEIVGVEIGVWLVLSTGTFLTTVAQHSCAVYKIVSYLIRNTVTIHTLQLPPSQRMQFMRRNIYLSIYMHRRTLELCKGLLLSFDMWYFPLILICVLSLSCVLFRLYNGIIHSDDFYDILVPAVMLCCYIVYMLLANFLGQSYSEHSVELLESTYDIYWYVAPLPIQKLFLIMQKSIKSHKIMLGGLFVLSIEGFSTLVTSAISYFTVMHAMRS, from the exons ATGGTATTTGCTGGTGAACGCTGTGTAAAGCTTCATCGAATTATGCTTTCGGCTTTGGGATTATGGCCGTATCACAAATCATTTATCTGGCGAATACAATCCGTTTTCTTCTTCGGTGCACACTGCTCCACTTTATTTTCTCAG TTGCTGCTGTTTATAACGTCGGCGTGTAACATGGACTGTACTCTAAAaagattttgttatatttgcGCTACTATTATTCCTATCATGAGTTACTACAGTTTTTACTTCAATTCCGAAAAT TTAAAGAGAGCGTTGCAACATATGCTGCTCGActggaaaatgtttgaaaatagtgacgcaataaaaatatttgaagaatatctctttgtatcttatattttcacattatttTCGTGTA TTTCTGTTCTAATAGCTGGAGTTATATTTTCGGCTGTTGAATGTAGATATATCATTCTTGATGTTATCGCACCAATGAATGAATCCCGATCACGTAAAATTGAAATGGAGTTTGAATTATTTGTCAATGAagaacaatatttctttttatatttagtgtTGGAGATAGTAGGAGTGGAGATTGGTGTTTGGTTGGTGCTTTCAACTGGAACGTTCCTAACTACAGTAGCGCAACATTCATGTgcagtatataaaattgttag TTATTTAATCCGAAATACGGTGACTATCCATACGCTACAACTTCCTCCTTCCCAAAGAATGCAATTTATGCGTCGgaatatttatctttcaatttaCATGCACAGAAGAACCTTAGA GCTCTGCAAAGGCTTGTTACTTTCATTTGATATGTGGTATTtcccattaattttaatttgcgtACTGTCTTTAAGTTGCGTTCTATTTCGT CTATACAATGGTATAATACATTCCGATGACTTCTATGACATTTTAGTGCCTGCCGTGATGTTGTGTTGTTATATCGTATATATGCTACTGGCAAATTTTCTAGGGCAATCTTATAGCGAACACAGTGTAGAACTATTAGAATCTAC gTATGATATTTATTGGTATGTAGCGCCATTACCGATTcagaaattattcttaattatgcaaaaatctaTAAAGAGTCATAAAATAATGTTGGGTGGTCTTTTTGTTCTGTCCATAGAAGGATTTTCTAcg CTTGTGACTTCAgctatatcatattttaccgTTATGCACGCCATGCGTTCATGA
- the LOC105285759 gene encoding uncharacterized protein LOC105285759 isoform X2 translates to MVFAGERCVKLHRIMLSALGLWPYHKSFIWRIQSVFFFGAHCSTLFSQLLLFITSACNMDCTLKRFCYICATIIPIMSYYSFYFNSENLKRALQHMLLDWKMFENSDAIKIFEEYLFVSYIFTLFSCISVLIAGVIFSAVECRYIILDVIAPMNESRSRKIEMEFELFVNEEQYFFLYLVLEIVGVEIGVWLVLSTGTFLTTVAQHSCAVYKIVSYLIRNTVTIHTLQLPPSQRMQFMRRNIYLSIYMHRRTLELCKGLLLSFDMWYFPLILICVLSLSCVLFRLYNGIIHSDDFYDILVPAVMLCCYIVYMLLANFLGQSYSEHSVELLESTYDIYWYVAPLPIQKLFLIMQKSIKSHKIMLGGLFVLSIEGFSTMMTTAVSYFTVMHAMRL, encoded by the exons ATGGTATTTGCTGGTGAACGCTGTGTAAAGCTTCATCGAATTATGCTTTCGGCTTTGGGATTATGGCCGTATCACAAATCATTTATCTGGCGAATACAATCCGTTTTCTTCTTCGGTGCACACTGCTCCACTTTATTTTCTCAG TTGCTGCTGTTTATAACGTCGGCGTGTAACATGGACTGTACTCTAAAaagattttgttatatttgcGCTACTATTATTCCTATCATGAGTTACTACAGTTTTTACTTCAATTCCGAAAAT TTAAAGAGAGCGTTGCAACATATGCTGCTCGActggaaaatgtttgaaaatagtgacgcaataaaaatatttgaagaatatctctttgtatcttatattttcacattatttTCGTGTA TTTCTGTTCTAATAGCTGGAGTTATATTTTCGGCTGTTGAATGTAGATATATCATTCTTGATGTTATCGCACCAATGAATGAATCCCGATCACGTAAAATTGAAATGGAGTTTGAATTATTTGTCAATGAagaacaatatttctttttatatttagtgtTGGAGATAGTAGGAGTGGAGATTGGTGTTTGGTTGGTGCTTTCAACTGGAACGTTCCTAACTACAGTAGCGCAACATTCATGTgcagtatataaaattgttag TTATTTAATCCGAAATACGGTGACTATCCATACGCTACAACTTCCTCCTTCCCAAAGAATGCAATTTATGCGTCGgaatatttatctttcaatttaCATGCACAGAAGAACCTTAGA GCTCTGCAAAGGCTTGTTACTTTCATTTGATATGTGGTATTtcccattaattttaatttgcgtACTGTCTTTAAGTTGCGTTCTATTTCGT CTATACAATGGTATAATACATTCCGATGACTTCTATGACATTTTAGTGCCTGCCGTGATGTTGTGTTGTTATATCGTATATATGCTACTGGCAAATTTTCTAGGGCAATCTTATAGCGAACACAGTGTAGAACTATTAGAATCTAC gTATGATATTTATTGGTATGTAGCGCCATTACCGATTcagaaattattcttaattatgcaaaaatctaTAAAGAGTCATAAAATAATGTTGGGTGGTCTTTTTGTTCTGTCCATAGAAGGATTTTCTAcg ATGATGACTACAGctgtatcatattttacaGTCATGCACGCTATGCGTTTATGA
- the LOC105285759 gene encoding uncharacterized protein LOC105285759 isoform X3 gives MVFAGERCVKLHRIMLSALGLWPYHKSFIWRIQSVFFFGAHCSTLFSQLLLFITSACNMDCTLKRFCYICATIIPIMSYYSFYFNSENLKRALQHMLLDWKMFENSDAIKIFEEYLFVSYIFTLFSCISVLIAGVIFSAVECRYIILDVIAPMNESRSRKIEMEFELFVNEEQYFFLYLVLEIVGVEIGVWLVLSTGTFLTTVAQHSCAVYKILFNPKYGDYPYATTSSFPKNAIYASEYLSFNLHAQKNLRLYNGIIHSDDFYDILVPAVMLCCYIVYMLLANFLGQSYSEHSVELLESTYDIYWYVAPLPIQKLFLIMQKSIKSHKIMLGGLFVLSIEGFSTLVTSAISYFTVMHAMRS, from the exons ATGGTATTTGCTGGTGAACGCTGTGTAAAGCTTCATCGAATTATGCTTTCGGCTTTGGGATTATGGCCGTATCACAAATCATTTATCTGGCGAATACAATCCGTTTTCTTCTTCGGTGCACACTGCTCCACTTTATTTTCTCAG TTGCTGCTGTTTATAACGTCGGCGTGTAACATGGACTGTACTCTAAAaagattttgttatatttgcGCTACTATTATTCCTATCATGAGTTACTACAGTTTTTACTTCAATTCCGAAAAT TTAAAGAGAGCGTTGCAACATATGCTGCTCGActggaaaatgtttgaaaatagtgacgcaataaaaatatttgaagaatatctctttgtatcttatattttcacattatttTCGTGTA TTTCTGTTCTAATAGCTGGAGTTATATTTTCGGCTGTTGAATGTAGATATATCATTCTTGATGTTATCGCACCAATGAATGAATCCCGATCACGTAAAATTGAAATGGAGTTTGAATTATTTGTCAATGAagaacaatatttctttttatatttagtgtTGGAGATAGTAGGAGTGGAGATTGGTGTTTGGTTGGTGCTTTCAACTGGAACGTTCCTAACTACAGTAGCGCAACATTCATGTgcagtatataaaatt TTATTTAATCCGAAATACGGTGACTATCCATACGCTACAACTTCCTCCTTCCCAAAGAATGCAATTTATGCGTCGgaatatttatctttcaatttaCATGCACAGAAGAACCTTAGA CTATACAATGGTATAATACATTCCGATGACTTCTATGACATTTTAGTGCCTGCCGTGATGTTGTGTTGTTATATCGTATATATGCTACTGGCAAATTTTCTAGGGCAATCTTATAGCGAACACAGTGTAGAACTATTAGAATCTAC gTATGATATTTATTGGTATGTAGCGCCATTACCGATTcagaaattattcttaattatgcaaaaatctaTAAAGAGTCATAAAATAATGTTGGGTGGTCTTTTTGTTCTGTCCATAGAAGGATTTTCTAcg CTTGTGACTTCAgctatatcatattttaccgTTATGCACGCCATGCGTTCATGA
- the LOC105285759 gene encoding uncharacterized protein LOC105285759 isoform X4, whose product MVFAGERCVKLHRIMLSALGLWPYHKSFIWRIQSVFFFGAHCSTLFSQLLLFITSACNMDCTLKRFCYICATIIPIMSYYSFYFNSENLKRALQHMLLDWKMFENSDAIKIFEEYLFVSYIFTLFSCISVLIAGVIFSAVECRYIILDVIAPMNESRSRKIEMEFELFVNEEQYFFLYLVLEIVGVEIGVWLVLSTGTFLTTVAQHSCALFNPKYGDYPYATTSSFPKNAIYASEYLSFNLHAQKNLRLYNGIIHSDDFYDILVPAVMLCCYIVYMLLANFLGQSYSEHSVELLESTYDIYWYVAPLPIQKLFLIMQKSIKSHKIMLGGLFVLSIEGFSTLVTSAISYFTVMHAMRS is encoded by the exons ATGGTATTTGCTGGTGAACGCTGTGTAAAGCTTCATCGAATTATGCTTTCGGCTTTGGGATTATGGCCGTATCACAAATCATTTATCTGGCGAATACAATCCGTTTTCTTCTTCGGTGCACACTGCTCCACTTTATTTTCTCAG TTGCTGCTGTTTATAACGTCGGCGTGTAACATGGACTGTACTCTAAAaagattttgttatatttgcGCTACTATTATTCCTATCATGAGTTACTACAGTTTTTACTTCAATTCCGAAAAT TTAAAGAGAGCGTTGCAACATATGCTGCTCGActggaaaatgtttgaaaatagtgacgcaataaaaatatttgaagaatatctctttgtatcttatattttcacattatttTCGTGTA TTTCTGTTCTAATAGCTGGAGTTATATTTTCGGCTGTTGAATGTAGATATATCATTCTTGATGTTATCGCACCAATGAATGAATCCCGATCACGTAAAATTGAAATGGAGTTTGAATTATTTGTCAATGAagaacaatatttctttttatatttagtgtTGGAGATAGTAGGAGTGGAGATTGGTGTTTGGTTGGTGCTTTCAACTGGAACGTTCCTAACTACAGTAGCGCAACATTCATGTgca TTATTTAATCCGAAATACGGTGACTATCCATACGCTACAACTTCCTCCTTCCCAAAGAATGCAATTTATGCGTCGgaatatttatctttcaatttaCATGCACAGAAGAACCTTAGA CTATACAATGGTATAATACATTCCGATGACTTCTATGACATTTTAGTGCCTGCCGTGATGTTGTGTTGTTATATCGTATATATGCTACTGGCAAATTTTCTAGGGCAATCTTATAGCGAACACAGTGTAGAACTATTAGAATCTAC gTATGATATTTATTGGTATGTAGCGCCATTACCGATTcagaaattattcttaattatgcaaaaatctaTAAAGAGTCATAAAATAATGTTGGGTGGTCTTTTTGTTCTGTCCATAGAAGGATTTTCTAcg CTTGTGACTTCAgctatatcatattttaccgTTATGCACGCCATGCGTTCATGA
- the LOC105285758 gene encoding uncharacterized protein LOC105285758 isoform X1: MNESRQRKLEVDLELFVNEEQYFFLYLVQEALGVGIGFWSMVTTGTLLTTVAKHSCATYKIVSCLIRNTVTAHTLQFPVAQKMHFMHQSICLSLYIHRRTLDFWDYRFCKSLVLSFDMWYFPLILVAVLSLSCVLFRVSTYLYNTFRHAFHVCVNMLRIRTTHNLQNGY, encoded by the exons ATGAATGAATCGCGACAACGTAAACTTGAAGTGGATCTTGAACTTTTTGTGAATgaagaacaatatttttttttgtatttagtGCAGGAGGCACTAGGAGTGGGAATCGGATTTTGGTCGATGGTTACGACTGGAACGTTACTAACTACAGTAGCGAAACACTCATGTGccacatataaaattgttag TTGTTTAATCCGAAATACGGTGACCGCGCATACACTGCAATTTCCTGTTGCTCAAAAGATGCACTTTATGCATCAGAGTATTTGTCTTTCACTTTACATTCATAGAAGAACATTGGA CTTTTGGGATTATAGGTTCTGCAAAAGCTTGGTACTTTCGTTTGATATGTGGTATTTCCCATTAATTTTAGTTGCCGTCTTGTCCTTAAGTTGCGTTCTATTTCGCGTAAgtacttatttatataatacattccgCCATGCATTTCATGTTTGTGTTAACATGCTTCGGATTAGAACTACGCACAATCTTCAAAACGGTTATTGA
- the LOC105285759 gene encoding uncharacterized protein LOC105285759 isoform X6, producing MVFAGERCVKLHRIMLSALGLWPYHKSFIWRIQSVFFFGAHCSTLFSQLLLFITSACNMDCTLKRFCYICATIIPIMSYYSFYFNSENLKRALQHMLLDWKMFENSDAIKIFEEYLFVSYIFTLFSCISVLIAGVIFSAVECRYIILDVIAPMNESRSRKIEMEFELFVNEEQYFFLYLVLEIVGVEIGVWLVLSTGTFLTTVAQHSCAVYKIVSYLIRNTVTIHTLQLPPSQRMQFMRRNIYLSIYMHRRTLELCKGLLLSFDMWYFPLILICVLSLSCVLFRIMVIITIDIHVLHLQLLPTAKVIITENSKNPH from the exons ATGGTATTTGCTGGTGAACGCTGTGTAAAGCTTCATCGAATTATGCTTTCGGCTTTGGGATTATGGCCGTATCACAAATCATTTATCTGGCGAATACAATCCGTTTTCTTCTTCGGTGCACACTGCTCCACTTTATTTTCTCAG TTGCTGCTGTTTATAACGTCGGCGTGTAACATGGACTGTACTCTAAAaagattttgttatatttgcGCTACTATTATTCCTATCATGAGTTACTACAGTTTTTACTTCAATTCCGAAAAT TTAAAGAGAGCGTTGCAACATATGCTGCTCGActggaaaatgtttgaaaatagtgacgcaataaaaatatttgaagaatatctctttgtatcttatattttcacattatttTCGTGTA TTTCTGTTCTAATAGCTGGAGTTATATTTTCGGCTGTTGAATGTAGATATATCATTCTTGATGTTATCGCACCAATGAATGAATCCCGATCACGTAAAATTGAAATGGAGTTTGAATTATTTGTCAATGAagaacaatatttctttttatatttagtgtTGGAGATAGTAGGAGTGGAGATTGGTGTTTGGTTGGTGCTTTCAACTGGAACGTTCCTAACTACAGTAGCGCAACATTCATGTgcagtatataaaattgttag TTATTTAATCCGAAATACGGTGACTATCCATACGCTACAACTTCCTCCTTCCCAAAGAATGCAATTTATGCGTCGgaatatttatctttcaatttaCATGCACAGAAGAACCTTAGA GCTCTGCAAAGGCTTGTTACTTTCATTTGATATGTGGTATTtcccattaattttaatttgcgtACTGTCTTTAAGTTGCGTTCTATTTCGT atcATGGTAATTATTACCATTGATATCCATGTTTTACATTTGCAACTATTACCTACTGCAAAAGTTATTATTActgaaaatagtaaaaatcCTCATTGA
- the LOC105285759 gene encoding uncharacterized protein LOC105285759 isoform X5, protein MVFAGERCVKLHRIMLSALGLWPYHKSFIWRIQSVFFFGAHCSTLFSQLLLFITSACNMDCTLKRFCYICATIIPIMSYYSFYFNSENLKRALQHMLLDWKMFENSDAIKIFEEYLFVSYIFTLFSCISVLIAGVIFSAVECRYIILDVIAPMNESRSRKIEMEFELFVNEEQYFFLYLVLEIVGVEIGVWLVLSTGTFLTTVAQHSCAVYKIVSYLIRNTVTIHTLQLPPSQRMQFMRRNIYLSIYMHRRTLELCKGLLLSFDMWYFPLILICVLSLSCVLFRLYNGIIHSDDFYDILVPAVMLCCYIVYMLLANFLGQSYSEHSVELLESTYDIY, encoded by the exons ATGGTATTTGCTGGTGAACGCTGTGTAAAGCTTCATCGAATTATGCTTTCGGCTTTGGGATTATGGCCGTATCACAAATCATTTATCTGGCGAATACAATCCGTTTTCTTCTTCGGTGCACACTGCTCCACTTTATTTTCTCAG TTGCTGCTGTTTATAACGTCGGCGTGTAACATGGACTGTACTCTAAAaagattttgttatatttgcGCTACTATTATTCCTATCATGAGTTACTACAGTTTTTACTTCAATTCCGAAAAT TTAAAGAGAGCGTTGCAACATATGCTGCTCGActggaaaatgtttgaaaatagtgacgcaataaaaatatttgaagaatatctctttgtatcttatattttcacattatttTCGTGTA TTTCTGTTCTAATAGCTGGAGTTATATTTTCGGCTGTTGAATGTAGATATATCATTCTTGATGTTATCGCACCAATGAATGAATCCCGATCACGTAAAATTGAAATGGAGTTTGAATTATTTGTCAATGAagaacaatatttctttttatatttagtgtTGGAGATAGTAGGAGTGGAGATTGGTGTTTGGTTGGTGCTTTCAACTGGAACGTTCCTAACTACAGTAGCGCAACATTCATGTgcagtatataaaattgttag TTATTTAATCCGAAATACGGTGACTATCCATACGCTACAACTTCCTCCTTCCCAAAGAATGCAATTTATGCGTCGgaatatttatctttcaatttaCATGCACAGAAGAACCTTAGA GCTCTGCAAAGGCTTGTTACTTTCATTTGATATGTGGTATTtcccattaattttaatttgcgtACTGTCTTTAAGTTGCGTTCTATTTCGT CTATACAATGGTATAATACATTCCGATGACTTCTATGACATTTTAGTGCCTGCCGTGATGTTGTGTTGTTATATCGTATATATGCTACTGGCAAATTTTCTAGGGCAATCTTATAGCGAACACAGTGTAGAACTATTAGAATCTAC gTATGATATTTATTG A
- the LOC105285760 gene encoding uncharacterized protein LOC105285760, with protein sequence MSIKRLTDLSRRWKTNVSVANAKVSMCVIRKTFSGISKLLSEIKKIYRYISPFSLYERKRSRQLYPSTRQSILRHRGVHFDVKQCGMCTCISWILLLSVIFFHSSTCCLNEYI encoded by the exons ATGTCAATAAAACGACTGACTGATCTTTCAAGAC gGTGGAAAACAAATGTGAGTGTAGCAAACGCGAAAGTATCGATGTGCGTtataagaaaaacatttaGCGGAATAAGTAAATTGCTGAgtgaaattaagaaaatatatagatatatttcacCCTTTAGTTTATATGAGCGCAAGCGCAGTAGACAGCTATACCCTTCGACGCGTCAGTCGATCTTGCGCCACCGAGGTGTACACTTCGATGTGAAACAATGCGGCATGTGCACGTGCATATCTTGGATATTACTCTTGTCAGTCATCTTCTTTCATTCATCTACTTGTTGTTTAAATGAg
- the LOC105285758 gene encoding uncharacterized protein LOC105285758 isoform X2, producing MVFAGERCVKLHRTMLMIVGLWPYQKPVIWRIQSVFFLSFYCCYLFFQFAPFLTTTCNIDCTLKRFSYLCITFVFIMNYYSFFFNSEAIMAIKNR from the exons ATGGTATTTGCAGGCGAACGCTGTGTAAAGCTCCATCGAACTATGCTTATGATTGTGGGATTATGGCCGTATCAGAAACCAGTCATCTGGCGAATAcaatcagttttcttcttgAGCTTCTACTgttgctatttattttttcag TTTGCGCCGTTCTTGACGACTACTTGTAACATTGATTGTACCctaaaaagattttcttatctttgtattacttttgtttttattatgaattattactCATTCTTCTTTAATTCTGAAGCT ATTATGGCAATTAAAAACAggtaa